From Haloglomus litoreum, the proteins below share one genomic window:
- a CDS encoding ArsR/SmtB family transcription factor produces MVSDPDSGTVDSRDARADSDAGGGCCSSVSHQLTDHEVELDVRTFSALANDTRYEALRLLAAADEEVCACDLEPELGVNQSSTSRALSALHQAGLVERRKEGRWRYYTTTPRAETLLTAVDTTRDDVL; encoded by the coding sequence ATGGTCTCCGACCCGGACAGCGGTACGGTCGACAGCCGAGATGCGCGGGCCGACTCGGACGCGGGTGGCGGATGCTGTTCGAGTGTCTCCCACCAGCTGACCGACCACGAGGTGGAACTCGACGTACGGACGTTCTCCGCGCTGGCGAACGACACGCGGTACGAGGCCCTCCGCCTCCTCGCCGCGGCGGACGAGGAGGTCTGTGCCTGCGACCTGGAGCCGGAACTCGGCGTGAACCAGAGTTCCACGAGTCGGGCGCTGAGTGCGCTCCATCAGGCAGGACTCGTCGAGCGGCGCAAGGAGGGTCGCTGGCGCTACTACACCACGACCCCCCGTGCCGAGACGCTCCTGACGGCGGTCGACACGACGAGGGACGACGTGCTATGA
- a CDS encoding cupin domain-containing protein encodes MTTIHDLDELKGQPHANVFPDAEPKTVRLTLDAGGEVAPHSHPGREIVLYLIEGRIELQVGEETDELTAGDIARFDGDQEISPRAIEASTALIVLAPRSDD; translated from the coding sequence ATGACCACGATCCACGATCTCGACGAACTGAAGGGACAGCCCCACGCGAACGTCTTCCCCGACGCGGAGCCGAAGACGGTCAGACTCACGCTCGACGCCGGGGGAGAGGTCGCTCCCCACAGTCACCCGGGCAGGGAGATCGTCCTCTACCTGATCGAGGGACGGATCGAGTTACAGGTCGGGGAGGAGACGGACGAACTGACTGCGGGCGACATCGCCCGATTCGACGGCGATCAGGAGATCTCGCCCCGGGCCATCGAAGCGAGCACCGCGCTGATCGTCCTCGCACCCCGATCGGACGACTGA
- a CDS encoding cbb3-type cytochrome c oxidase subunit I, with amino-acid sequence MAIGAVSLASTLVMGVLLVVVGSLLSRTVTWRSYTPGGGFVVGDRRERDHREKPTGIARWLTTVDHKDIGLMYGVFAVLSFAWGGVAVTLMRTELVTPPADLLDPALYNALLTSHGITMLFLFGTPILAAFSNYMIPLLIGADDMAFPRINAIAFWLLPPGALLIWGGLLLAPLNVGIEGAQTAWTIYTPLSVEQSNPGVDLMLLGLHLTGVSATMGAINFVATIFVERDDEVNWANLDIFSWTVLVQSVQIIFAFPLLGSALVMLLLDRNFGTTFFAVDGGSPILWQHLFWFFGHPEVYILVLPPMGLISYIIPRFSGRKLFGFKFVVYSTLALGVLSFGVWAHHMFSTGIDPRIRASFMAVSIAIAVPSAVKTFNWITTMWNGSLRLRAPMLFCIGFIANFVVGGITGVFEAAVPVDLVLHDTYHVVAHFHYVIMGGIAFAVFAGVYYWFPLVTGRWYQRTLAKWHFWLTMVGTNVTFFPMIMLGYGGMPRRYASYELSVGPVAYFTDLHQLATLGVYLLVAGQLIFLWNVVTSWLEGVEIESGDPWDLAEQGLLTREWRWLDRRREPALADGGSEDGSADE; translated from the coding sequence ATGGCGATTGGCGCAGTCTCCCTCGCCTCCACGCTCGTGATGGGGGTCCTTCTGGTGGTCGTCGGTAGCCTGCTCAGCCGTACCGTGACGTGGCGCTCGTACACTCCCGGCGGCGGTTTCGTCGTCGGGGACCGGCGCGAGCGCGACCACCGTGAGAAACCGACAGGAATCGCGCGCTGGCTCACGACTGTCGATCACAAGGATATCGGTCTCATGTACGGGGTCTTCGCGGTACTCTCGTTCGCCTGGGGTGGTGTCGCGGTCACGCTGATGCGGACGGAACTCGTGACGCCACCGGCCGACCTCCTCGACCCGGCGCTGTACAACGCACTCCTGACGAGTCACGGTATCACGATGCTGTTCCTGTTCGGGACGCCGATCCTGGCGGCGTTCTCGAACTACATGATCCCGCTGCTCATCGGGGCCGACGACATGGCGTTCCCTCGCATCAACGCCATCGCGTTCTGGTTGCTGCCGCCGGGAGCGCTGCTCATCTGGGGTGGGTTGCTCCTCGCGCCGCTCAACGTCGGCATCGAGGGGGCACAGACCGCCTGGACCATCTACACGCCGCTCTCGGTCGAGCAGTCGAACCCCGGCGTGGACCTGATGCTGCTCGGGCTCCATCTGACGGGCGTCAGCGCGACGATGGGCGCCATCAACTTCGTCGCGACCATCTTCGTCGAGCGCGACGACGAGGTGAACTGGGCGAACCTCGACATCTTCTCGTGGACGGTCCTGGTCCAGTCGGTGCAGATCATCTTCGCGTTCCCGCTGCTCGGAAGCGCGCTGGTCATGCTGCTGCTGGACCGGAACTTCGGCACCACGTTCTTCGCGGTCGACGGTGGGTCGCCGATCCTCTGGCAGCACCTGTTCTGGTTCTTCGGCCACCCCGAGGTGTACATCCTCGTCCTGCCCCCGATGGGGCTGATCAGCTACATCATCCCGCGGTTCTCCGGGCGGAAGCTGTTCGGCTTCAAGTTCGTCGTCTACTCGACGCTCGCGCTCGGTGTCCTGTCGTTCGGCGTCTGGGCCCATCACATGTTCAGCACGGGCATCGACCCGCGTATCCGGGCCTCGTTCATGGCCGTCTCCATCGCCATCGCCGTCCCGAGCGCGGTGAAGACGTTCAACTGGATCACCACGATGTGGAACGGGAGCCTCCGGTTGCGGGCGCCGATGCTGTTCTGCATCGGGTTCATAGCGAACTTCGTCGTCGGCGGCATCACCGGCGTGTTCGAGGCCGCCGTCCCCGTCGACCTAGTGCTCCACGACACCTACCACGTCGTGGCGCATTTCCACTACGTCATCATGGGCGGCATCGCCTTCGCCGTCTTCGCCGGTGTCTACTACTGGTTCCCGCTGGTGACGGGTCGGTGGTACCAGCGGACGCTGGCGAAGTGGCACTTCTGGCTCACCATGGTCGGGACGAACGTGACGTTCTTCCCGATGATCATGCTCGGCTACGGGGGGATGCCCCGGCGCTACGCGAGCTACGAGCTGTCCGTCGGTCCCGTCGCGTACTTCACGGACCTCCACCAGCTCGCGACGCTCGGCGTCTACCTGCTCGTCGCCGGACAGCTCATCTTCCTCTGGAACGTCGTCACGTCGTGGCTCGAGGGTGTCGAGATCGAGAGCGGCGACCCCTGGGACCTGGCGGAGCAGGGGCTGTTGACCCGGGAGTGGCGCTGGCTCGACCGGCGCCGGGAGCCGGCCCTGGCGGACGGCGGTTCCGAGGACGGGTCGGCGGACGAGTAG
- a CDS encoding CBS domain-containing protein: MVVPVPVREAMVHDIVSVSPGTPMSEAIEQLRSHGIGSVVVEDDGAVVGILTDSDLVDLLASGADVAEHSVADCMTAPVRTVDDDTSIVEVAAELRDAGIDQLPVLERDRLVGLVSVTELSAYLPQCVLHRVEPHPDADRDDWHYEYQDEGPEGLTVGDRARFSKVVDDDDVAAFARISGDENPVHLDAAFAEQTRFGRRIVHGMLAASLFSAALACLPGLVIYLSQDLRFLAPVDIGWLLYLGYSLARDAGDIADWLRRVLG, encoded by the coding sequence ATGGTCGTCCCCGTCCCCGTTCGAGAGGCGATGGTCCACGACATCGTGAGCGTCTCGCCGGGCACGCCGATGTCCGAGGCCATCGAGCAGCTCCGGAGCCACGGCATCGGGTCGGTCGTCGTCGAGGACGACGGCGCGGTGGTCGGCATCCTCACCGATTCGGACCTCGTCGATCTCCTGGCCTCGGGCGCGGACGTCGCCGAACACTCGGTCGCCGACTGCATGACCGCGCCGGTCCGGACCGTCGACGACGATACGTCCATCGTCGAGGTCGCCGCGGAACTCCGGGACGCCGGTATCGACCAGCTCCCCGTACTCGAGCGCGACCGGCTGGTCGGCCTCGTGTCCGTGACCGAACTGTCGGCCTACCTGCCACAGTGTGTCCTCCATCGGGTCGAGCCACACCCGGATGCCGACCGCGACGACTGGCACTACGAGTACCAGGACGAGGGCCCGGAGGGACTCACCGTGGGCGACCGGGCCCGGTTCTCGAAGGTGGTCGACGACGACGACGTGGCGGCGTTCGCGCGGATCAGCGGCGACGAGAACCCCGTCCACCTCGACGCGGCGTTCGCCGAGCAGACGCGGTTCGGTCGCCGCATCGTCCACGGGATGCTCGCCGCGAGCCTGTTCAGCGCGGCGCTCGCGTGCCTCCCCGGACTCGTCATCTACCTCTCGCAGGACCTGCGGTTCCTCGCCCCCGTCGACATCGGCTGGCTCCTCTACCTCGGATACAGCCTCGCACGGGACGCGGGCGACATCGCGGACTGGCTGCGACGGGTCCTGGGGTGA
- a CDS encoding DUF3592 domain-containing protein, translated as MAEFSVNGPDSVVKSVLFVVVALALVGYGGYDYVQQTDAVENAVEVEATIVEVGVERTTSPGGSADVEFEPTVRYEYSFEGTAYTGTEVFPGSVTPEYETESAARDVVSAYEPNTTATAYVDPSDPDDAFLENRVSNTPLLLVGIGLVLALLGSVATLRNLG; from the coding sequence ATGGCTGAGTTCTCGGTGAACGGCCCGGACAGCGTCGTCAAGTCGGTGCTGTTCGTCGTCGTCGCGCTCGCGCTCGTCGGCTACGGCGGGTACGACTACGTCCAGCAGACGGACGCGGTCGAGAACGCGGTCGAGGTTGAGGCGACGATCGTCGAGGTCGGCGTCGAGCGGACCACGTCACCCGGTGGCAGCGCCGACGTGGAGTTCGAGCCGACCGTCCGGTACGAGTACAGCTTCGAGGGGACCGCGTACACCGGGACCGAGGTGTTCCCCGGGTCGGTCACGCCGGAGTACGAGACCGAATCCGCCGCCCGGGATGTCGTCTCGGCGTACGAACCGAACACGACGGCGACCGCGTACGTGGACCCGTCGGACCCGGACGACGCGTTCCTGGAGAACCGCGTCTCGAACACCCCGCTCCTGCTCGTCGGGATCGGGCTGGTGCTGGCGCTCCTGGGCAGTGTCGCCACGCTGCGGAACCTCGGGTGA
- a CDS encoding DUF2249 domain-containing protein, whose translation MRSEGFDDPDRELDARAIDGEPFEDIMAALDELPDGESLLLINSFEPEPLYGVLEDRGFEHETAKPAPGEWHVEITRA comes from the coding sequence ATGCGCTCGGAAGGATTCGACGACCCGGACAGGGAACTGGACGCGCGGGCGATCGACGGCGAGCCGTTCGAGGACATCATGGCCGCGCTCGACGAACTGCCCGACGGGGAGTCGCTGCTGCTGATCAACAGCTTCGAGCCGGAGCCGCTCTACGGTGTGCTCGAGGACCGCGGCTTCGAGCACGAGACGGCCAAACCGGCCCCCGGGGAGTGGCACGTCGAGATCACGAGGGCCTGA
- a CDS encoding metal-dependent transcriptional regulator: MSSEPQIGTAPSPAPSLVDIERGAARYLFAIAVLSRSGTGRVTTGELHEHLGVAQPSVSGMVSKLDDRGLVDYERYQGVTLTDRGEALARQVGWRLCVVSTFFDSELDTTLDDRVAFDIGFVLPERGVRRLRELVGSACLGRCPEANGEAERCVA; the protein is encoded by the coding sequence ATGTCCTCGGAACCACAGATAGGGACGGCCCCATCGCCCGCACCCTCACTGGTGGACATCGAGCGGGGCGCGGCACGCTACCTCTTCGCCATCGCCGTCCTTTCGCGCTCCGGGACGGGCCGGGTCACGACCGGCGAACTCCACGAACACCTGGGCGTGGCCCAACCAAGCGTCTCCGGGATGGTGTCGAAGCTCGACGACCGTGGGCTGGTCGACTACGAGAGGTACCAGGGCGTGACGCTCACCGACCGGGGCGAGGCCCTCGCCAGGCAGGTCGGCTGGCGGCTCTGTGTCGTCTCCACCTTCTTCGACTCGGAGCTGGATACGACGCTCGACGACAGGGTGGCGTTCGACATCGGCTTCGTGCTGCCGGAGCGTGGGGTACGCCGGCTCCGGGAACTCGTCGGGTCGGCATGTCTGGGGCGCTGCCCGGAGGCGAACGGTGAGGCCGAGCGGTGCGTGGCCTGA
- a CDS encoding universal stress protein, with protein MARILVAVGEDEELARRQAASVASLSVATDASTVTVLHAFAGQTTDTTDLVETPPPSEQHPTDRHPAAIAAAEALRETGYSVEFADATGDPVSSVVEVAADLDADAIVVGLGKRSRVGKLLFGSDTQSVLVNAGRPVLVVPPAATAED; from the coding sequence ATGGCCCGGATACTGGTCGCGGTCGGTGAGGACGAGGAACTGGCACGTCGACAGGCAGCGAGCGTGGCCTCGCTGTCCGTCGCGACCGACGCGAGTACGGTGACCGTCCTCCACGCCTTCGCCGGGCAGACCACCGACACCACGGATCTCGTCGAGACGCCGCCACCGAGCGAGCAGCACCCGACGGACCGGCATCCGGCGGCGATCGCCGCGGCCGAGGCGCTCCGCGAGACGGGCTACTCCGTCGAGTTCGCGGACGCCACCGGTGACCCCGTCTCCAGCGTCGTCGAGGTCGCGGCCGATCTCGACGCCGACGCCATCGTGGTCGGCCTGGGCAAGCGCTCCCGCGTCGGGAAGCTCCTGTTCGGGAGCGACACCCAGTCGGTGCTGGTGAACGCCGGGCGGCCCGTCCTCGTCGTTCCGCCAGCAGCCACGGCCGAGGACTGA
- a CDS encoding DUF2249 domain-containing protein has protein sequence MGTELELRDRAREEYRELLFDALTDADVGETIEIVADRDLDVHLVRYQIERDRGLEWTYADPDDEPRELQVTKGATLDGDLGAIDVRDLRPQRRHQALLTTFDELEVGEGFVLVNDHDPKPLYHELKSMHGDVIDWEYRSRGSDGWRVEVVRTAESDAVDTDVVTRYDVREIPKEERHPTIHHRYGMIPEGGTLELIAPHEPRPLHREFHQRYGDSFSWAVLEEEPGRCRVHITKGDEPDGDVESSGSTDADAEEVATGAAPDDGTVEVIEELDVRDLPPARRHERIFDGYADLEAGTGFVLVNDHDPKPLYHQFEAEAGPEFRWEYRQKEPGEFRVLIGKSDGGDRDAAVGREPTADGPEPPF, from the coding sequence ATGGGAACCGAACTCGAGTTACGGGATCGCGCGAGGGAAGAGTACCGCGAACTACTGTTCGACGCGCTGACGGACGCGGATGTCGGAGAGACCATCGAGATCGTGGCGGATCGAGACCTCGACGTCCACCTCGTTCGGTATCAGATCGAGCGCGACAGGGGCCTGGAGTGGACGTACGCGGACCCCGATGACGAACCGAGGGAGTTGCAGGTGACGAAAGGCGCCACGCTGGACGGCGACCTCGGGGCCATCGACGTCCGTGACCTGCGACCCCAGCGGCGACACCAGGCGCTGCTCACCACCTTCGACGAACTCGAGGTCGGCGAGGGGTTCGTCCTCGTCAACGACCACGACCCGAAGCCGCTGTATCACGAGCTCAAGTCGATGCACGGCGACGTGATCGACTGGGAATACAGGAGCCGCGGCTCCGATGGGTGGCGCGTCGAGGTCGTCAGGACTGCCGAATCGGATGCCGTCGACACGGACGTCGTCACGCGGTACGACGTCCGGGAGATCCCCAAGGAGGAACGACACCCGACGATCCACCACCGGTACGGGATGATCCCCGAGGGCGGGACGCTGGAGCTGATCGCCCCGCACGAGCCGCGGCCGCTCCACCGGGAGTTCCACCAGCGATACGGCGACTCGTTCTCCTGGGCGGTCCTCGAGGAGGAACCGGGGCGCTGTCGCGTGCACATCACGAAGGGCGACGAACCCGACGGGGACGTCGAATCGAGCGGTTCCACGGACGCGGACGCGGAGGAGGTGGCGACCGGAGCGGCGCCGGACGACGGGACAGTCGAGGTCATCGAGGAACTGGACGTCCGGGACCTCCCACCCGCCCGGCGCCACGAGCGAATCTTCGACGGATACGCCGACCTCGAAGCCGGTACCGGCTTCGTCCTCGTCAACGATCACGACCCCAAGCCGCTGTACCACCAGTTCGAGGCCGAGGCGGGACCGGAGTTCCGCTGGGAGTATCGGCAGAAGGAGCCCGGCGAGTTCAGGGTGTTGATCGGCAAGTCCGACGGGGGCGACCGCGACGCGGCCGTGGGCCGAGAGCCCACGGCGGACGGACCGGAGCCGCCGTTCTGA
- the arsM gene encoding arsenite methyltransferase, which translates to MTGESTDESTAEAGLSPSEQRQAVRERYGTIAADRDGDSCCSGALSTGRDSVAGTDPAADESSCCGDAPSGSHAQALGYSADDLERVADGANLGLGCGNPTAIAELSEGESVLDLGSGGGFDCFLAAREVGPAGQVIGVDMTPEMVERARANVEANEASNVSFRLGEIEHLPVADESIDVIISNCVVNLSPDKPRVFREAYRVLRPGGRIAISDVVLTATIPEARRADPTSVAACVAGAVAIPELETMLTDAGFTDVSIEPKAESETFIRDWDAERDLSDYIVAARIEARKPAPEPRASPASRHPSEDRSDE; encoded by the coding sequence ATGACCGGGGAGTCCACCGACGAATCGACCGCCGAGGCGGGCCTCTCCCCGAGTGAACAGCGACAGGCCGTGCGAGAGCGGTACGGCACCATCGCGGCGGACCGCGACGGGGACTCCTGCTGCAGCGGTGCCCTGTCGACAGGACGCGACTCGGTCGCCGGTACCGACCCCGCGGCGGACGAGTCGTCCTGCTGTGGCGATGCCCCGAGCGGCAGTCACGCCCAAGCGCTGGGCTACTCCGCCGACGACCTCGAGCGCGTCGCGGACGGAGCGAACCTGGGCCTGGGCTGTGGAAACCCGACGGCCATCGCCGAACTGAGCGAGGGTGAGTCGGTGCTCGACCTGGGCTCCGGCGGTGGCTTCGACTGCTTCCTCGCCGCCCGAGAGGTCGGTCCGGCGGGGCAGGTCATCGGGGTCGACATGACGCCCGAGATGGTCGAGCGAGCGCGGGCGAACGTCGAGGCGAACGAGGCCTCGAACGTGTCGTTCCGACTCGGCGAGATCGAGCACCTGCCGGTCGCCGACGAGTCCATCGACGTCATCATCTCGAACTGCGTCGTCAACCTCTCGCCCGACAAGCCCCGCGTCTTCCGGGAAGCGTACCGCGTCCTCCGGCCGGGTGGTCGAATCGCCATCTCGGACGTCGTCCTGACCGCCACGATTCCCGAGGCCCGTCGGGCCGACCCGACCTCGGTGGCTGCCTGCGTGGCGGGGGCGGTGGCAATCCCCGAACTCGAGACGATGCTGACCGACGCGGGATTCACCGACGTCTCCATCGAGCCGAAGGCGGAGAGCGAGACGTTCATCCGCGACTGGGATGCTGAGCGTGACCTGAGCGACTACATCGTCGCGGCGCGGATCGAGGCGCGGAAGCCGGCGCCCGAGCCGCGAGCATCGCCCGCCAGCCGCCACCCCAGCGAGGACCGGTC
- the glyA gene encoding serine hydroxymethyltransferase, producing MMFQDELSTADPAVSQALADERRRQETTLSMIASENHASPAVMEAQGSVLTNKYAEGYPGSRYYGGCEHVDEVERLAIERARELWGGDHINVQPHSGTQANMAVYFSALEPGDRILSLSLSHGGHLSHGHHVNVSGQLYEVEQYEVDPETGRIDYDAVRERAEAFDPDLVVSGSSAYPREFDFDHIDGIARSVDALHLADIAHVTGLVATGLHDNPVGTADFVTGSTHKTIRAGRGGIVICEETHADDLDSAVFPGSQGGPLMHNIAGKAVGFGQARSEDFAAYAERVVENASVLASELRERDVSLVSGGTDKHFVLVDLRESHPELTGADAETALNDVGIVVNKNTVPGETRSPFVTSGVRIGTPAVTTRGFGPAEMTEVAETVVALLDAPDDPSVAADARATVERLCSEHPVYE from the coding sequence ATGATGTTCCAGGACGAACTCTCGACCGCTGACCCGGCCGTATCGCAGGCGCTCGCCGACGAGCGCCGACGCCAGGAGACGACGCTGAGCATGATCGCCAGCGAGAACCACGCTTCCCCGGCAGTCATGGAGGCCCAGGGGAGCGTGCTGACGAACAAGTACGCCGAGGGGTACCCCGGGTCGCGCTACTACGGCGGCTGCGAGCACGTCGACGAGGTGGAGCGGCTCGCCATCGAGCGGGCCCGGGAGCTGTGGGGTGGCGACCACATCAACGTCCAGCCCCACTCCGGCACACAGGCCAACATGGCGGTGTACTTCTCGGCCCTCGAGCCGGGCGACCGCATCCTCTCGCTGTCGCTGTCGCACGGCGGCCACCTCAGTCACGGCCACCACGTCAACGTCTCGGGGCAGCTCTACGAGGTCGAGCAGTACGAGGTCGACCCGGAGACGGGGCGCATCGACTACGACGCCGTCCGGGAGCGGGCCGAGGCGTTCGACCCGGATCTGGTCGTCAGCGGCTCGTCGGCGTACCCCCGTGAGTTCGACTTCGACCACATCGACGGCATCGCCCGGAGCGTCGACGCGCTCCACCTCGCCGATATCGCCCACGTCACCGGGCTGGTCGCGACCGGCCTGCACGACAACCCCGTCGGGACGGCCGACTTCGTCACCGGGAGCACGCACAAGACCATCCGCGCGGGGCGGGGCGGCATCGTCATCTGCGAGGAGACGCACGCCGACGACCTCGACAGCGCCGTCTTCCCCGGGTCGCAGGGCGGGCCCCTGATGCACAACATCGCCGGCAAGGCCGTCGGCTTCGGACAGGCGCGCTCCGAGGACTTCGCGGCCTACGCCGAGCGCGTGGTGGAGAACGCGTCCGTGCTGGCCAGCGAGCTCCGCGAGCGTGACGTCTCGCTCGTCTCGGGCGGCACGGACAAGCACTTCGTCCTCGTCGACCTCCGGGAGTCGCACCCGGAGCTGACCGGTGCAGACGCGGAGACGGCGCTCAACGACGTCGGCATCGTGGTGAACAAGAACACCGTCCCCGGGGAGACGCGCTCGCCGTTCGTCACCAGCGGCGTCCGCATCGGGACGCCGGCGGTCACGACCCGCGGGTTCGGCCCGGCCGAGATGACCGAGGTCGCGGAGACGGTCGTCGCGCTGCTGGACGCGCCGGACGACCCGTCGGTCGCAGCCGACGCCCGGGCGACCGTCGAGCGGCTCTGCAGCGAGCACCCGGTCTACGAGTGA
- a CDS encoding cupin domain-containing protein: protein MTATDFDAERSYDDGQFSAVEVFRSDRMKVVCGYFEPGQFIPVHAPSSDVAIHVRSGTGLVRDGDEEHRVEPGDVVVVEAEADRGVRADADTRLEALLVTAPPPTDAEHGPVREGLRRNEFDPHDQ, encoded by the coding sequence ATGACGGCGACCGACTTCGACGCGGAGCGCTCGTACGACGACGGGCAGTTCTCCGCGGTCGAGGTGTTCCGCAGCGACCGGATGAAGGTCGTCTGCGGGTATTTCGAACCCGGGCAGTTCATCCCGGTCCACGCCCCGTCCAGCGACGTGGCGATCCACGTTCGCTCGGGGACCGGACTCGTCCGCGACGGCGACGAGGAGCACCGCGTCGAACCGGGCGACGTGGTCGTCGTCGAGGCAGAGGCCGACCGGGGTGTCAGAGCCGACGCCGACACGCGGCTGGAGGCCCTCCTCGTCACCGCACCGCCGCCGACCGACGCCGAACACGGACCGGTCCGCGAGGGACTCCGGCGGAACGAGTTCGACCCACACGACCAATGA
- a CDS encoding FAD-dependent oxidoreductase has translation MDTAEASVDAVRDIGSGGVAVDITTPAGFAAQPGQFVKLTATVDGEEVSSIYTISSPTVERTFEITVDIDPEGALGPWLADGREGEPVGVSGPFGSAHYEGEGSVVVLAGGPGIGPALAIAERVVSEGGSAAIVYQDDEPFHRDRLDDLERAGATVRVLATDEELTGPVRDAVADTSAEQVFVYGFGTFVEAARGALEAAGAPASDAKVENFG, from the coding sequence ATGGACACAGCAGAGGCGAGCGTCGATGCCGTCAGAGACATCGGTTCCGGCGGTGTCGCGGTCGACATCACGACGCCGGCCGGGTTCGCCGCCCAGCCCGGACAGTTCGTCAAGCTCACCGCCACCGTGGACGGGGAGGAGGTCTCCAGCATCTACACCATCTCCTCGCCGACCGTGGAGCGGACGTTCGAGATAACGGTCGACATCGACCCCGAGGGCGCGCTGGGGCCGTGGCTCGCCGACGGCCGCGAGGGCGAGCCGGTCGGCGTGAGCGGTCCCTTCGGCAGTGCCCACTACGAGGGCGAGGGGTCGGTGGTCGTTCTCGCGGGCGGTCCCGGCATCGGCCCCGCGCTCGCCATCGCCGAGCGTGTCGTCTCCGAGGGTGGGTCCGCGGCCATCGTCTACCAGGACGACGAACCGTTCCACCGCGACCGACTCGACGACCTCGAACGGGCGGGGGCGACCGTCCGCGTCCTCGCCACGGACGAGGAGCTGACCGGGCCGGTCCGGGACGCCGTCGCCGACACGAGTGCCGAGCAGGTGTTCGTCTACGGGTTCGGTACGTTCGTCGAGGCCGCCCGCGGCGCACTGGAGGCCGCTGGTGCCCCGGCGAGCGACGCCAAGGTCGAGAACTTCGGGTGA